From Mytilus edulis chromosome 9, xbMytEdul2.2, whole genome shotgun sequence, the proteins below share one genomic window:
- the LOC139488016 gene encoding uncharacterized protein, with protein sequence MVIISVKAFRRIRIYQEKLQKVNEMLPGTEFSNYTGIEVANVEVHDSAYKELSDNVSPLHKHIHERRMDTSEDTVDYQGYLVPEQHYHTIPEVEVHYAESNLAESNPNKENVDSDDYLEPVI encoded by the exons ATGGTTATTATCAGTGTTAAAGCATTCAGACG aatTCGCATTTATCAGGAAAAGTTACAGAAAGTTAATGAAATGTTACCTGGAACCGAATTTTCAAATTACACCGGAATAGAAGTTGCTAACGTAGAGGTACACGATTCAGCATATAAAGAGCTCTCAGACAATGTGTCACCACTGCATAAACATATTCACGAAAGGAGAATGGATACATCAGAAGACACGGTTGATTACCAAGGTTATCTGGTACCTGAACAGCACTACCATACTATTCCGGAAGTGGAAGTACATTACGCAGAATCAAACTTAGCAGAAAGTAATCCAAACAAAGAAAATGTCGATAGTGATGACTATTTAGAACCTGTCATATGA